The nucleotide sequence TGGGGCGTGAGTAAATACCACCTGAAATGGCGGCGGAATGCATCGATCGTCCGACCGGGATGGTTTCCAAGCGTTTTCAGGCTTGACGCCTCGCAGCACAGCTTCTAGAAACGCCGGACTTTCGACAGGCGGTCGGTTCCGCCCGATCCGCGCGCCTAGCGTGGACGCAGGGATCCGAGACGCTGTCGCAGTAGCCGGCGAAAGCTGAAACCAGGCGCAAGCCCCAGGTTGCATGAACGCAGTGGAATTTCTGCTGCGGTCCTCTTTTGCAGCGAAACGCTCTCCGCCAAATGGCGGGCGGCGTTTACGGCGTTTGGGCTGTTCGAACATGGGCGGCCGTTTCGCGATTGCGGGTATGACACCCGCCGTCGCGGGTGAGTTCGGTCGAGAGACGAAACAAAAGGGTCCGAAGGCGAACCATGCCGACGATCAACCAGCTGATCCGCAAGCCCCGCGTGGCGAGCGTCTATCGCGAAAAGGCCCGCCATCTGGAGGGCAGCCCGCAGAAACGCGGGGTCTGCACGCGCGTCTACACGACCACGCCGAAGAAGCCGAATTCGGCCCTCCGCAAGGTCGCGAAGGTTCGCCTCACCAACCACTTCGAGGTGATCGGGTATATCCCGGGCGAAGGTCATAACCTCCAAGAGCACTCGGTGGTGATGATCCGTGGCGGCCGCGTGAAGGACTTGCCGGGCGTGCGCTACCACATCCTGCGCGGTGTGCTCGACACCCAGGGCGTCAAGAATCGCAAGCAGCGCCGTTCGAAGTACGGCGCCAAGCGGCCGAAGTAAGGGAGCCAACGATGTCCCGTCGTCATCGTGCCGAGCGCCGCGAAGTCCTTCCCGATCCTAAGTTCGGGAATGTCGTCGTTTCGCGCTTCATGAATTCGATCATGAAGCAGGGCAAGAAGTCGGTTGCCGAGCAGATCGTCTATGGCGCCTTCGATGTGATCGAAGGACGCGCCAAGGCGAACGCGCTCGGCGTGTTTCAGCAGGCGCTCGAAAACGTGATGCCTGCGATCGAAGTGCGGTCGCGGCGCGTCGGCGGTGCCACCTATCAGGTGCCGGTCGAGGTTCGGCCGGAGCGTCGCCAGACTCTGGCGTTCCGCTGGATCATCGGCGCTTCGCGCAACCGCAACGAAAAGACAATGATCGACCGCTTGTCGGCCGAGTTGCTCGATGCTTCCAACAATCGCGGCAACGCGGTTAAGAAGCGCGAAGACACCCACAAGATGGCGGAAGCGAACCGCGCCTTCTCTCACTATCGTTGGTGACGCTGGTCGCGCGCGCCCGTCGAGGACATTCTCATGCCCCGTAGCCATCCGATCGAGGACTACCGCAATTTCGGCATCATGGCCCACATTGATGCCGGGAAGACGACGACCACGGAGCGGATCCTCTATTACTCCGGGAAGAGCCATAAGATCGGCGAGGTGCACGACGGCGCCGCGACGATGGATTGGATGGAGCAGGAGCAAGAGCGCGGCATCACCATCACGTCCGCCGCGACGACCTGCTTCTGGAATGGCAAGCGTCTGAACATCATCGACACGCCAGGTCACGTCGACTTCACCATCGAGGTCGAGCGGTCGTTGCGCGTGCTCGATGGTGCGGTGTGCGTTCTCGACGGCAACCAGGGCGTCGAGCCGCAGACCGAGACGGTGTGGCGCCAGGCCGACAAGTACAACGTGCCGCGCGTCGTGTTCGTCAACAAGATGGACAAGATCGGCGCTGACTTCTTCAAGTGCGTCGACGACATCGTGACACGCGTCGCCGGCAAGCCGGTGTGCCTGCAGCTGCCGATCGGCTCGGAAAGCAATTTCCGCGGCGTGATCGACCTCATCCGCATGCGCGCCATCATTTGGGACGACGAGGCGCTCGGCGCGAAGTATCGCGAGGACGACATTCCGGCCGATCTCGCCGACAAGGCGGCCGAATATCGTACCAAGCTGATCGAGGCTGCGGTCGATCTCGACGACGAGGTGATGAGCGCCTACCTCGAGGGCGTCGAGCCCGACGAGGCGACGTTGAAGCGTCTGGTGCGCAAAGCCGTGGTCACCCGGACGTTCAACCCGGTGCTGTGCGGCTCGGCGTTCAAGAACAAGGGCGTGCAGCCGCTGCTCGATGCGGTGGTCGATTTTCTGCCGTCGCCGCTCGATCGCGGTGCCATCGGCGGTACCGACCCGCGCAACGAGGAAGAGGTTGTCCGCAATCCGTCCGACGACGAGCCGACCTCCGTGC is from Blastochloris viridis and encodes:
- the rpsG gene encoding 30S ribosomal protein S7, which codes for MSRRHRAERREVLPDPKFGNVVVSRFMNSIMKQGKKSVAEQIVYGAFDVIEGRAKANALGVFQQALENVMPAIEVRSRRVGGATYQVPVEVRPERRQTLAFRWIIGASRNRNEKTMIDRLSAELLDASNNRGNAVKKREDTHKMAEANRAFSHYRW
- the rpsL gene encoding 30S ribosomal protein S12 produces the protein MPTINQLIRKPRVASVYREKARHLEGSPQKRGVCTRVYTTTPKKPNSALRKVAKVRLTNHFEVIGYIPGEGHNLQEHSVVMIRGGRVKDLPGVRYHILRGVLDTQGVKNRKQRRSKYGAKRPK